The window GAGTCGGAAGACGCTCGCGGCGATCTCGAAGTCTCCCGCGATCAGTCCGTGCTGCACGGGGGCGGCGCCCCGCCAGCGCGGCAGCCTCGAGAAGTGGAGATTGATCCACCCGTGGCGCGGCGTCGACAGCAGGGGCTCGCGGACGAGACCGCCGTAGGCGACGATGACCCCGAGGTCGGGGCGGACGGCGGCGATGGCGGACGTCGCCGCCTCATTCAACCGGCCGGCCTTGACGATGGGCAGGCCGAGCTCCGTCGCGGCGGCGGCGACCGGTGACGGGGTCAGCACGCGCTTACGCCCCAAGGGTGCGTCTTCGCGCGTCACGACGGTCACGATGTCGTGGGATGACGCATGCAGCGCGCGAAGCGACGGCACAGCCGGTGCGGGGGTGCCGGCGAAGACGAGACGCATGGGGGCTCTCACAGGTCGAGGTCGGGCAGATCCACCCGCACTCTGAGTGTAGGCGGCGTACCGGTGGACGCCGGGGCGCGTCCCCGGGATCGCCGGGTGCGGAGCGCGGCCGCGACGACGGAGGAGCGGAGCGACGCGGCGACGTCTGCACCCAGGCGATAGTCGAAGCGGACCAGTGCCCGCATCCCGCCCTCCGGGCGGGATGCGGGGCCCAGGACGCTGTCGTCATCGAGAGCCGGGACGGCCTCGCGCAACGCCGCGACGGCCGTCTCGACGCTCGGCGCATCGCCGTCGACCGCCGCAACGCGTACCGCGGGAGGCATGCGCAGCGGTGCGCGCGAGGCCAGTTCGGCGCGGGCGTACGCCGACTGCGACCAGGTGGCCAGAGCCCGGGCAACGGAGCCGGTCACCCCGACCAGATGCACCGGAGCGTCGGGGGCGGCGAGGGCCGCGGCGTTGGACCACCATCGAAGGGCGGCTTCGCCGATCCGCAGATCGTCCGACAGCAGCATCCGCTCGCCGTCGAGGAGCACCACCGCGCGATATCCCCCCTCGGCCGGGGGCTCGGCGCCGCGGGTGGCGATCACCAGCGCAGGGGTCGCGGGCACGCCCTCTACCTGATGACCGCCGTCGGAGACGATGATGCGCACGCCGGGGAAGGCCCGGCCGAGCTCCTCGGCGGTGCGCTCGCTGCCCGACGACGCCAGGCGCACCTTCTCGGAGCCGCAGTGCACGCAGGTCCAGCCGCGCGCTGCGCGCGCGCACCAGGAGCATTCGGGCACGGCACCGATACTCCGCGCGCGAAGAGGTCCCTCGCAGTGACGGCACCGCGCGGGACGACGGCACTCGGCGCACACCAGCACCGGGGCGTACCCGGGCCGCGCGACCTGGACGAGGACGGGCCCCTCGGCGAGGGCGTCTCGAGCAGCCCGGAACGCGGTCGACGGGATGCGCACTCCGCGGCGCTCCCCCTCCTGGGTGGCGCTCAGCACCACCCGGGGTGAGCGGCGCCTCGCCGCGGGGATGTCGCGGACGAAGCCGAGCTGCACCAGCCTCTCCACATCGGTCGTGCGCGTGTGACCGGCGAACAGCAGGGCGCAGCCGTCGAGCTCCTGCCGGATGAGGGCCGCGTCGCGGGCGTGGACCCCCGGAGACAGCGGTTCGGTCAGAAGGGGATCTCCGTCGTCCCAGATCGCGACGAGTCCGACGCGGTGGACCGGGGCGTAGACGGCCGACCGGTTGCCGACGACGATGCAGGGGGTGTCGGCGAGCATCCGCAGGAAGCCGGCGTACCGCACGGGGCCGGATCGACGCGCGTCGTCGCGGACGATCGCCGCGTCGTCCACACGGGCGGCGAGGGCCCGCTCGATCTGCGCCTGGTCGCGGTGGTCGGGGACGACCACGACGGCGCTCCTGCCCGCCGCGAGCGTGTCCACCGCCGCGGCCGCCAGCAGATCCGCCCACCCGCCGACCTCGCCCGCCGAGGTCAGGACCGGGTGAGGCGGAGCGTCGACAGCGAGGCGCTCGGCCGCACGGATCGCCTCCCTGAGTCCCGGAAACGCCCCGAGCGTCGCGCGGGCGTGCTCCGCAGCGTCGCCCGAGACGATCGTCGGCACCGCCCCCTCGCCCGCGAGCCACGCCTTCTCGGCACGCACCATGCGCTTGGGGATCACCAGGCGCAGGATGTCGGAGGCCGACCCCGCCGCGCGGTCCGCCGCCCGTCGTGCGAGGCGATACAGTCCCTCGGGCAGCACCGGCACCGACGAGACGACGGTGTCGATCTCGGAGAGAGGTCGCTCGCCGACATCCGGCTCATTGTCGACCTCGACCACGTAGGCGTCGACGACGCGCCCGGCGCTGCGGAGCGGAACCTTGATGCGGATGCCCGCAGCGACCTCGCCGGCGAGGGCCGGCGGCACGGCGTAGTCGAACAGGCGGTCCAGCTGCGGCAGCGGGGAGTCGATGAGCACTCGCACCACCCGCACCCCGCTCATGGGCGCTGATCCCCTCCCGGGAGGGAGGCGGTCACAGGCCTGCGGCGGCGCGCAGGTCGTCGACCCGGTCGGTGCGCTCCCAGGTGAAGTCGGGAAGCTCACGACCGAAGTGCCCGTACGCCGCCGTCTGCGCGTAGATCGGACGGAGAAGATCCAGCTGCTCGATGATCGCCCGGGGGCGCAGGTCGAAGACCTCGCGGATCGCGGCGGTGATCACCTCGTCGGGCACGTGACCCGTGCCGAACGTCTCGACGTAGAGACCGACGGGCTTGGCCTTGCCGATCGCGTAGGCGACCTGCACCTCGAGGCGGTCGGCGAGCCCCGCGGCGACGGCGTTCTTGGCCACCCACCGCATCGCGTACGCCGCCGACCGATCGACCTTCGAGGGATCCTTGCCGCTGAAGGCCCCACCCCCGTGGCGGGCTGCGCCGCCGTAGGTGTCGATGATGATCTTCCGACCCGTGAGTCCGGCGTCGCCCTTGGGCCCGCCGACGACGAAGGGTCCTGCCGGGTTGATGTAGAACTTCACGCCCGAGATGTCGAGCCCGGTCGCCTCGAGCACCGGCTCGATGACCTCGTCGCGCACCGCACCGCGGAGCGCCTTCTGCGAGATGTCGGGGTGGTGCTGCGTGGAGAGCACCACCGACTCCACGGTGCGCGGCACCACGCCGTCGTACCCGAGGGTGACCTGGGTCTTGCCATCGGGGCGGAGGAACGGCAGTCCGCCGTCGCGCCGCACGGCGGCGAGTCGCTCGGCCATGCGATGGGCGGTCCATGCGGCCATCGGCATGAGCTGAGGGGTCTCGGTGGTGGCGTAGCCGAACATGATGCCCTGGTCGCCCGCGCCCTGCTCGTCGTTGGGATCGACCGATCCGCCCTCACGGCGCTCGAAGGCCTTGTCGACGCCTGCGGCGATGTCGGAGGACTGTGCGCCGATGGAAACGCTCACGCCGCAGGAACCGCCGTCGAAGCCGGTCTCGCTGGAGGTGTAGCCGATGCGGTTGACCACCGAACGGACGATCGCGGGGATCTCGACGTATGCGGCGGTGGAGACCTCGCCGGCGACGTGGACGAGCCCGGTGGTCACGAGCGTCTCGACCGCGACCCGCCCGTGCGGATCCTCGGCGAGGATGGCGTCGAGGATGCTGTCGGAGATCTGGTCGCAGATCTTGTCGGGATGCCCCTCGGTGACGGATTCGGACGTGAACAGACGCAGTGCGGTCATCGATGCTCCAGATCTCGCGGGGACGGGCACAAGTATGCCCGGGGTGGCCGACAGCCACCCCGGGCAGGGACGCGGGGACGACTTACTCGGCGGCCCGCAGGCGCAGCTTGTCTTCGTTGATCTCGTGAAGGGCGATCGTCAGCGGCTTGTCCTCGACCGTGGAGTCCACGAGCGGACCGACGTTGTCGAAGAGGTTTCCCTCGTGCAGATCCGAGTAGTAGTCGTTGATCTGACGCGCGCGGCGGGCGGCGTAGATGACGAGCTGGTACTTCGAGTCGACCTTCTCGAGAAGGCTGTCGATGGGGGGCTCGATGATGCCCTGGTTGGTTCCGGCCATGGCTGAACCTCCTGGTTCGAAAGGATGTCGGCGGAGAAGTCCTGAGGCGCGGGGCGGTCGGCCGAGCCGCGCCATCCACCCATTCTACAGGTCCGCGCGCCTGCTCAGCAGTTGACGGCGCGAGCTGATCACCCCGGTGTCGAATCCGGCGAGGTGGAGCCCTCCGTGGAACCGCGCGTGCTCGATCTTCACGCACCGGTCCATGACGACCGACAGGCCGGCGTCCTCGGCGATGGCCGCGGCACCCTCGTGCCAGGAGCCGAGTTGCAGCCACAGTGTCTTCGCACCGGCGGCCACCGCTTCGGCCGCGACCCCCGGCAGATCGTCATGGCGGCGGAAGACGTCGACGAGGTCGGGCGCGACCGGAAGGTCGGCGAGCGAGGCGTAGGCCGGCCGGCCGAGGATGGTGTCGGCGCGGGGGTTGACGAAGTACACGTCGTAGGGCGCGCTGCCCAACAGGTAGGAGGCGACGAAGTAACTCGCCCGCGCCGGGTTGTCCGAGGCGCCGACGATCGCGATGGAGCGGGTCCGGCGCAGGATCTCGAAGCGCTCCTGCGCCCCGGGGCCCTGCCAGGTGCGACCCGGTGTCGGCGCGGAGGGCAACGCGCAGAAGGCGCCGTCGGCCGTGGCCGGAGTATCCAGGGGCTCGGCGGTCTCGCGGGCGGCGGGCAGGGCGCAGGACGCGTCGGTCATCGGGTCGCTCCCGTCGCGATGGTGAGGGCCTGATCGAGGTCCCACAGGATGTCTTCGGGGTCTTCGAGCCCGACCGAGATGCGCACCAGGTCGGCGGGGACGCCGGCGGCGCTGAGCTGCTCGGCGCTCAACTGCTGATGGGTCGTGGACGCGGGATGGATGACGAGGGTCCGCGCGTCGCCGATGTTGGCGAGGTGCGAGGCGAGCTGGAGCGCGTCGATGAATCGCTCCCCCGCTGCGCGCGCCGCATCGGGGTCGATCTCGCCCGTGGAACCCGCCGGACGGATGCCGAAGGCGAACACCGAACCGGGGCCGAGCGGCAGGTACCGCCGCGCCCGGTCGTGGTGGGGGTGCTCGGGGAGCCCGGCCCACGTGACGTACGACACCCGGGGGTCTTCCTTCAGCCACTCGGCGACGATGCGCGCGCCGGCCAGGTGCGCGTCGATGCGCTGCGGCAGGGTCTCGACCCCCTGGAGGAGCTGGA of the Microbacterium invictum genome contains:
- a CDS encoding CoA-binding protein is translated as MTDASCALPAARETAEPLDTPATADGAFCALPSAPTPGRTWQGPGAQERFEILRRTRSIAIVGASDNPARASYFVASYLLGSAPYDVYFVNPRADTILGRPAYASLADLPVAPDLVDVFRRHDDLPGVAAEAVAAGAKTLWLQLGSWHEGAAAIAEDAGLSVVMDRCVKIEHARFHGGLHLAGFDTGVISSRRQLLSRRADL
- the metK gene encoding methionine adenosyltransferase; this translates as MTALRLFTSESVTEGHPDKICDQISDSILDAILAEDPHGRVAVETLVTTGLVHVAGEVSTAAYVEIPAIVRSVVNRIGYTSSETGFDGGSCGVSVSIGAQSSDIAAGVDKAFERREGGSVDPNDEQGAGDQGIMFGYATTETPQLMPMAAWTAHRMAERLAAVRRDGGLPFLRPDGKTQVTLGYDGVVPRTVESVVLSTQHHPDISQKALRGAVRDEVIEPVLEATGLDISGVKFYINPAGPFVVGGPKGDAGLTGRKIIIDTYGGAARHGGGAFSGKDPSKVDRSAAYAMRWVAKNAVAAGLADRLEVQVAYAIGKAKPVGLYVETFGTGHVPDEVITAAIREVFDLRPRAIIEQLDLLRPIYAQTAAYGHFGRELPDFTWERTDRVDDLRAAAGL
- a CDS encoding primosomal protein N'; the encoded protein is MSGVRVVRVLIDSPLPQLDRLFDYAVPPALAGEVAAGIRIKVPLRSAGRVVDAYVVEVDNEPDVGERPLSEIDTVVSSVPVLPEGLYRLARRAADRAAGSASDILRLVIPKRMVRAEKAWLAGEGAVPTIVSGDAAEHARATLGAFPGLREAIRAAERLAVDAPPHPVLTSAGEVGGWADLLAAAAVDTLAAGRSAVVVVPDHRDQAQIERALAARVDDAAIVRDDARRSGPVRYAGFLRMLADTPCIVVGNRSAVYAPVHRVGLVAIWDDGDPLLTEPLSPGVHARDAALIRQELDGCALLFAGHTRTTDVERLVQLGFVRDIPAARRRSPRVVLSATQEGERRGVRIPSTAFRAARDALAEGPVLVQVARPGYAPVLVCAECRRPARCRHCEGPLRARSIGAVPECSWCARAARGWTCVHCGSEKVRLASSGSERTAEELGRAFPGVRIIVSDGGHQVEGVPATPALVIATRGAEPPAEGGYRAVVLLDGERMLLSDDLRIGEAALRWWSNAAALAAPDAPVHLVGVTGSVARALATWSQSAYARAELASRAPLRMPPAVRVAAVDGDAPSVETAVAALREAVPALDDDSVLGPASRPEGGMRALVRFDYRLGADVAASLRSSVVAAALRTRRSRGRAPASTGTPPTLRVRVDLPDLDL
- the rpoZ gene encoding DNA-directed RNA polymerase subunit omega — encoded protein: MAGTNQGIIEPPIDSLLEKVDSKYQLVIYAARRARQINDYYSDLHEGNLFDNVGPLVDSTVEDKPLTIALHEINEDKLRLRAAE